A single region of the Drosophila takahashii strain IR98-3 E-12201 chromosome 2R, DtakHiC1v2, whole genome shotgun sequence genome encodes:
- the LOC108064786 gene encoding tRNA (carboxymethyluridine(34)-5-O)-methyltransferase ALKBH8 produces the protein MHVEEKHQKVNNAKKADKKQRRCLAIIKNDCEVSPSDEPTIYLAILNVGLSNGLTEECLLQAAATAGGKVTQVVMLPGKSYCFLVCATVEDAQRIYLGMHNVSTIGQQGAVAYLSFVKEIPNLAGKNEWDRPLPNGLLVISDFVSEDEESTLLKAIGEDGRRSESTGTLKHRNVKHFGFEFLYGSNNVDPSKPLEQSIPSACDILWSRLPNSASTWDWSTPDQLTVNEYEPGHGIPPHVDTHSAFLDPILSLSLQSDVVMDFRRGEEQVQVRLPRRSLLIMSNEARYDWTHGIRPKHIDVVPSSSGGLTTQSRGKRTSLTFRRLRRGPCNCSYPTLCDTRQTKVPQELNASLAAQAVTLEQQNVHEVYDKIADHFSETRHTPWPQVAEFLDSFDPQSVVLDIGCGNGKYLGCNPQLINIGCDRAQGLLAVGRRKGQNVFRCDCLGVPVRSSSIDGCISIAVIHHLATTERRLAALQEMARVLRPGGRALVYVWAKDQRKNDKKSAYLRQNKAVNKERTTEQQQRQKQRQELEQQLPNNTPLPVHTNRTEFQQQDVLVPWKTKDEQRTTYLRYYHVFEEQELEQLVAQLPEVQLKKSYYDQGNHCVIFEKISEKSL, from the coding sequence ATGCACGTTGAGGAGAAGCATCAAAAGGTAAACAATGCCAAAAAGGCGGATAAAAAGCAGCGAAGGTGTCTGGCCATCATAAAAAACGACTGCGAGGTGTCCCCAAGTGATGAGCCAACCATTTACCTAGCGATCCTCAACGTGGGACTGAGCAATGGACTCACGGAGGAGTGTTTGCTCCAGGCGGCGGCCACAGCCGGTGGAAAGGTCACCCAAGTGGTCATGTTGCCGGGAAAATCCTACTGCTTTCTGGTCTGTGCCACCGTGGAGGACGCCCAGCGGATATATCTGGGCATGCACAACGTTTCCACCATTGGACAACAGGGAGCAGTGGCCTACTTGAGTTTTGTAAAGGAAATACCTAATCTTGCGGGGAAAAACGAATGGGACAGACCTCTGCCCAATGGACTCCTGGTAATTTCGGACTTTGTCAGTGAGGATGAGGAATCCACTCTGCTGAAGGCTATTGGTGAGGATGGCAGAAGATCCGAGTCCACGGGCACTCTGAAGCATCGAAACGTCAAGCACTTTGGCTTTGAGTTTCTttacggcagcaacaacgttGATCCCTCGAAGCCTCTGGAGCAGTCTATACCATCAGCATGTGATATTCTCTGGTCGCGCCTGCCGAACTCCGCTTCTACTTGGGATTGGAGCACTCCGGACCAGCTGACAGTGAACGAGTACGAACCGGGTCATGGAATTCCTCCCCATGTGGACACACATAGTGCGTTTTTGGATCCCATTCTCTCGCTGTCCCTGCAATCCGATGTGGTGATGGATTTCCGTCGAGGAGAGGAGCAGGTTCAGGTCAGATTGCCGCGCCGATCCTTGCTGATTATGTCCAATGAGGCGCGCTATGATTGGACGCATGGCATTCGACCAAAGCACATCGATGTGGTGCCCAGTTCCTCCGGAGGTTTAACCACTCAGTCGCGCGGCAAGAGGACTTCCTTGACTTTTCGCCGCCTACGAAGAGGACCCTGCAACTGTTCGTATCCCACGCTCTGCGATACTCGGCAAACAAAGGTGCCACAGGAACTCAACGCCTCACTGGCTGCTCAGGCCGTCACTTTGGAGCAACAGAATGTCCACGAGGTGTACGATAAGATTGCCGATCACTTTAGCGAAACGCGGCACACACCCTGGCCACAGGTAGCCGAATTTCTGGACTCCTTTGATCCGCAATCCGTGGTGCTGGACATTGGCTGCGGCAATGGCAAGTATCTCGGCTGCAATCCTCAGCTCATCAACATTGGTTGCGACCGGGCCCAGGGATTACTAGCTGTGGGTCGTCGGAAGGGACAGAATGTCTTTCGATGCGACTGTCTTGGTGTTCCAGTGCGCTCGTCTAGCATCGATGGCTGCATCAGTATAGCGGTCATCCATCACCTGGCCACTACCGAGCGACGTTTGGCCGCTCTTCAGGAAATGGCACGTGTTCTGCGACCTGGAGGCCGTGCCTTGGTCTACGTATGGGCTAAGGATCAGCGGAAGAATGATAAGAAGTCAGCTTATCTGCGGCAAAATAAAGCAGTGAATAAGGAGCGCACCaccgagcagcagcagcgtcaGAAGCAGCGCCAGGAactggagcagcagctgccCAATAACACACCTCTTCCTGTGCACACCAATCGCACTGAGTTCCAGCAGCAGGACGTACTGGTGCCGTGGAAGACCAAGGATGAACAGAGGACCACATATCTGCGATACTACCACGTCTTCGAGGAGCAGGAACTGGAGCAACTGGTGGCCCAGCTGCCAGAAGTTCAATTAAAGAAAAGCTACTACGACCAAGGCAATCATTGTGTAATCTTCGAGAAGATCTCGgaaaaatctttataa